In the Acropora muricata isolate sample 2 chromosome 10, ASM3666990v1, whole genome shotgun sequence genome, one interval contains:
- the LOC136888435 gene encoding uncharacterized protein: MVVYDYLDEFGYLAWSSLYSGETSIQLKLVEPNNLLSLVLKLALWMGGDDFTTAKICGEKVYKQLTELKEIVHPISNQSLTVLRRTTADGKARRSSTGNSTACSSYPIPEAPEHVDQLGDMKIFFEEPSWSLEETEQISSQYQEWLGKRKDNSTNRRLFARVHFGNMGRENITGTPIEHFYPPTMHYGLRSGETICRRIAQVLVALGCDKKPWLNALKRVARKVDCNDESSIRFSENGVLALFKHFTLLLKQSNLSGLRFQILDDFGCGLYQLYLWLLRTPCDITGNEFDIHARCLLGYQFVQIFGTGAVTATIKQISVYTGFYIHKARQDGFLIGQPLSLRNFSDGLMETAHKTTKVGTISYSRGKQGPSTEREYQEGILAQQMANFALHIRTREAISATSSSSKVKHITNKEESKKAEIPFLQSHLCNTTITSPQEQDNQTCSDTDNQGEEQEEDHNSDEIDELVCEEMDPCTPSRAEDDLIVPPGTNEEIQALKNKLLENARLRESGAPLTSINFETAKQYQENRPSLRFLKTHLQYVKCSSSLEWERQDPRVTKEVLHATWMFAERSQVVVIDRKLHSRSDRYRLVIPFRAFLGARFNAATETLAVHVEHIPEVQLQMMVVQDSRSTWNTQKDCSLFDPADERKIISLTLKFQPDKTNLVQIQQQFRQQAILSQAIEVGIKPDMKYDRVGHKQELEELHKVRRPIVIDPTLVRAVQLADTEVLKEARERGNDFKFVVRMYVGLEEGFNQLLRSRVHSLRSSSTE; encoded by the exons ATGGTTGTATACGACTACTTGGATGAATTTGGGTACCTGGCCTGGTCTTCACTGTACTCTGGAGAGACCAGTATACAACTGAAACTTGTAGAGCCAAACAACTTGTTGAGCTTGGTACTAAAACTGG CTCTGTGGATGGGTGGAGATGACTTCACAACAGCCAAAATTTGTGGAGAAAAGGTCTACAAGCAGCTTACAGAGTTAAAAGAAATAGTTCATCCCATCAGTAACCAAAGTCTAACTGTGCTCAGAAGAACAACTGCAGATGGCAAGGCAAGAAGATCGAGCACAGGAAATTCCACTGCATGCTCCTCCTATCCTATACCAGAGGCACCTGAGCATGTGGACCAACTTGGAGACATGAAGATATTTTTTGAGGAACCATCTTGGAGTCTAGAAGAAACAGAACAAATTAG TTCACAGTACCAGGAATGGCTTGGGAAACGCAAAGATAATTCAACCAATAGGCGTTTGTTTGCCAGGGTCCACTTTGGGAATATGGGAAGGGAAAACATCACTG gGACTCCCATAGAACACTTTTATCCCCCCACCATGCATTATGGCCTTCGCTCTGGGGAAACTATATGCCGGAGAATTGCACAAGTGCTGGTTGCTCTGGGCTGTGACAAAAAGCCATGGTTAAATGCTTTAAAAAGAGTTGCCAGGAAGGTTGATTGTAATGATGAAAGTAGCATTAGATTCAGTGAAAATGGTGTTTTAGCCCTTTTCAAGCATTTCACCTTACTCCTGAAACAGTCCAATCTTAGCGGTCTGAGATTCCAAATACTTGATGATTTTGGCTGTGGACTTTACCAGCTATATCTTTGGCTGTTGAGAACACCTTGTGATATTACAGGCAACGAATTTGATATCCATGCCAGATGCTTGCTTGGTTATCAGTTTGTCCAAATATTTGGCACAGGAGCGGTGACAGCCACAATCAAACAAATATCTGTATATACTGGCTTTTACATCCACAAGGCAAGACAAGATGGATTCTTAATTGGCCAACCCCTCTCTCTGAGAAACTTCAGTGATGGTTTGATGGAAACAGCTCATAAAACTACAAAGGTGGGAACCATTTCATATAGCCGTGGAAAACAAGGACCTTCAACAGAAAGGGAGTACCAAGAGGGCATCCTTGCACAGCAGATGGCTAATTTTGCTCTTCATATAAGAACCAGAGAAGCCATATCAGCAACTTCATCTAGTTCAAAAGTCAAACAcataacaaacaaagaagagtcCAAGAAAGCT GAAATACCTTTCCTCCAGTCACATTTGTGCAACACAACCATCACAAGTCCCCAAGAACAGGATAACCAG ACCTGCAGCGACACAGACAATCAGGGTGAAGAACAAGAAGAGGATCACAACAGTGACGAAATCGACGAATTG GTATGTGAAGAAATGGATCCATGTACACCTTCACGTGCAGAGGACGATCTAATTGTGCCACCAGGAACAAACGAAGAAATACAAGCACTGAAGAATAAACTGCTGGAGAATGCACGACTCCGGGAAAGTGGAGCACCTCTCACATCGAtaaattttgaaacagcaaaacAGTATCAGGAAAATAGGCCCTCCCTTAGGTTTCTTAAAACTCACCTACAGTACGTTAAATGCAGTTCTAGTTTAGAATGGGAGAGACAGGATCCTCGAGTCACTAAAGAAGTGCTGCATGCTACGTGGATGTTTGCAGAACGATCGCAGGTTGTTGTCATTGACAGAAAACTCCACTCCAGATCTGATAGATACAGACTGGTGATTCCGTTTAGAGCATTTCTTGGAGCACGATTTAACGCCGCTACTGAGACTTTGGCGGTACATGTGGAACACATTCCCGAAGTTCAACTACAAATGATGGTCGTGCAAGACTCGCGAAGCACGTGGAACACCCAGAAGGATTGTTCGTTGTTTGACCCAGCAGATGAACGAAAAATTATTTCCCTCACTCTTAAGTTCCAGCCCGATAAGACCAATCTTGtccaaatacaacaacaatTTCGGCAGCAGGCAATTTTATCACAAGCCATCGAAGTTGGCATAAAGCCTGACATGAAGTACGATCGTGTAGGACACAAACAAGAGCTGGAAGAACTTCACAAGGTCAGACGACCAATTGTGATCGACCCAACTCTCGTTAGAGCGGTTCAGTTAGCGGACACCGAAGTGCTGAAGGAAGCAAGGGAGAGAGGAAATGATTTCAAGTTCGTCGTAAGAATGTACGTTGGATTAGAAGAGGGTTTCAACCAACTCCTTCGAAGTCGAGTTCACTCACTAAGGTCTTCTTCAACAGAATGA
- the LOC136888445 gene encoding protein mono-ADP-ribosyltransferase TIPARP-like, giving the protein MSSETQYKRVSLSCLSEEFKGVERIFRKSMIYSVEILNIERVQNPFMWEKYQRKKENMLASKKTSINEKLLFHGTSPSAVEAICKQNFDWRLHGKNATKYGEGSYFALNSSYSDAYAAHNGNSSKFMFVAKVLVGSYTVGQPSYRRPPPKDPRNLTSDLYDSCVDDTSSPSIFVLFDTDQFYPAYIIEYCVPRQATHNSSLGSNQQPAKPVTASNRVASSSVPQNKPSVGPTVASGISATKPGPASGVGAAAKAANSRDASNRTSATPSNSSSTKKRHSKNTKCPQM; this is encoded by the exons ATGTCGTCTGAGACCCAATATAAGCGCGTTTCTTTGTCCTGTTTGTCGGAAGAATTTAAAGGTGTGGAGAGGATTTTCAGGAAGTCAATGATATACAGTGTGGAGATTTTAAACATTGAACGAGTTCAAAACCCTTTCATGTGGGAGAAGTATCAAAG gaagaaagaaaacatgttaGCATCAAAGAAGACATCCATCAACGAGAAGCTTTTGTTTCATGGAACCAGCCCAAGTGCTGTTGAAGCTATCTGCAAACAAAATTTTGACTGGCGTTTACATGGAAAGAACGCGACCAAGTACGGCGAAGGGAGCTATTTTGCGTTAAATTCCTCGTACAGCGACGCGTACGCCGCGCATAACGGCAACTCTTCCAAATTCATGTTTGTTGCAAAGGTTCTTGTTGGTAGTTATACCGTGGGCCAACCCAGCTATCGTAGGCCGCCTCCGAAGGACCCAAGGAACCTCACAAGTGATCTTTACGACTCTTGTGTCGATGACACGTCGTCACCAagtatttttgtcctttttgaCACGGATCAGTTTTATCCAGCGTACATCATCGAGTATTGTGTTCCTCGGCAAGCCACCCACAACTCGTCTTTAGGTTCTAATCAGCAACCCGCAAAGCCAGTAACTGCCTCAAACAGGGTTGCTTCAAGTAGCGTACCGCAGAACAAGCCCTCTGTTGGACCTACCGTTGCCAGTGGGATAAGTGCTACCAAACCAGGACCAGCCAGTGGCGTGGGGGCGGCGGCAAAGGCTGCAAACTCTCGGGATGCGAGTAACAGGACTTCAGCAACTCCAAGTAACAGTTCAAGTACCAAGAAAAGGCattcgaaaaacaccaaatgcCCTCAAATGTAA
- the LOC136888434 gene encoding zinc finger CCCH-type antiviral protein 1-like, protein MTDDVLVKKVFNYICSSGGFVELTALLGDSSPLKWIESKRECKNWLNRQGGGRFVVMTNGDLEGVRVQLKTKICKRYFAGESCPRTQKNCNSWHICKDFIENHCTSKCGRSHDFLDVKNEEKTKQLGIDKFPNSTIKKIVGWSLPQVCQLYLKGECSSDKCFYLHACANAVQGFDCGCSLSHDLIDNHNKNVLKKFDLAPHKLLPIECVRCSVLLKKGPQAYRKSRELPLKETLTTFPETTDGSKSESATTVAKGKRERSLSASSTCSVQGPKNKNPPNTKEVFDCILKEYNGSVSVDTISKRLDLFSVGCGDVLKWFKEREENFLLRQENEKVFEVSVFINNARFCINPTCSKQDCKCFHVCRNFIAGFCRFEADCKRNHSFQYDKDRNFISKLKLGGLTEEELSKLLQLSMPQVCLKYNNAACVSQNCGRIHICKSFVRKACQGGNCELGLFHEDTFMQANTVTALKRYGLRFLGNNTNFILNMLLICDNKTSEIQGDIPVISNGIVASYEPSEMKVFECLCKEFQCSASYSLISKRTDLFPKEFNDVEAWFRRKKGSFLITESDNGRILKVDAYSVKARLCLSYNSSHFGDCKKQHCSYLHVCKAYITDSCSYGATCPKDHHFQNERNKQLLSRVKLEKLTEDELRKLVMFSTPQVCTEYNSSGSCDAGYACNRIHICSDHLRRVCSEGGNCALQHDSALDTPHTATILQCFQLNDQKRDTIKRIVLVCNKLTKSKETGHIHEDNPDAPICKDFLLGNCKKGSKCHGHHCTLPFQWQYNSYGEWVTFNDGDNEKFEKLYCDVKVDKTQVTRISVALHNEHSDRLFESRDGTVLLDDKLLDMGSTFGSVVTLRRLSTVSYVHDPDDITATQWTWYWMDEHGYWREYDLDYRGTDLQQALEDTFLNGRWGFRFRIADQDYKMNFSLQSDMSQKNVRYGTERKVRRRPSKFVTRNDIKLMKRSGSMLSTQQTKAKDSHLPSNWSSMPSKTQYKRISLSCLSEEFKDVEKLFRKSMKRSVEILKIERVQNPFMWEKYQRKKENMLASKKSFINEKRLFHGTSPSAVEAICKQNFDWRLHGKNATKYGEGSYFALNSSYSDAYATQDDNSSKFMFVAKVLVGSYTMGQSSYRRPPQKDPRNPTSDLYDSCVDDTSSPSIFVIFDTDQFYPEYIIEYCALRQATHDSYYLGFNQQPARPGATTRKAASSGVPQYKPSVGPTVTSGRSATKPGPASGLGAAANVTNYSNASYSVSSNNPASSVASRYSNAPFANVSNPSPYRASPSPAPSGLGSGYSSKPSSSEQYTWNASNRTSAYRGTQQLNATTFTRPSSSALRSDQHSSLSPPDDSSDTKMGHSKDTKCSVM, encoded by the exons ATGACGGATGATGTTTTGGTGAAGAAGGTGTTCAATTATATTTGCAGTAGCGGTGGTTTTGTCGAATTAACAGCTCTATTAGGGGATTCTTCGCCACTAAAATGGATAGAATCCAAGCGCGAGTGCAAAAATTGGCTGAATCGTCAAGGTGGTGGACGCTTTGTTGTGATGACCAATGGCGACCTAGAAGGTGTACGAGTTCAATTGAAGACCAAAATATGTAAGCGTTATTTTGCCGGAGAATCGTGTCCACGAACTCAGAAAAATTGCAATTCCTGGCATATTTGCAAAGACTTCATCGAAAACCATTGTACGAGTAAATGTGGTCGTTCACACGATTTTCTCGACGTCAAGAACGAAGAGAAAACGAAACAACTCGGCATAGACAAATTTCCCAACAGTACGATTAAGAAGATCGTTGGCTGGAGCCTGCCACAGGTTTGTCAGTTGTATTTGAAAGGGGAATGTAGCTCGGATAAATGCTTCTATCTTCACGCTTGTGCTAACGCGGTCCAAGGCTTCGATTGTGGTTGTTCTTTGTCACATGATCTCATTGATAACCACAACAAGAACGTGTTAAAGAAATTTGATCTTGCACCTCATAAGCTTTTGCCCATCGAATGTGTTCGCTGTAGTGTGTTACTCAAGAAGGGGCCACAAGCTTACCGCAAAAGCAGGGAACTCCCATTGAAGGAGACTCTGACGACTTTTCCTGAGACGACAGACGGTTCAAAAAGCGAATCAGCAACTACCGTTGCTAAAGGAAAACGGGAACGCAGCCTTTCCGCATCCAGCACTTGTTCAGTGCAAggcccaaaaaataaaaatccacCCAACACAAAAGAAGTATTTGATTGCATTTTAAAGGAATATAATGGCTCGGTGTCCGTTGACACCATTTCTAAACGACTTGATTTATTTTCGGTTGGATGTGGAGACGTCTTAAAGTGGTTCAAAGAGAGGGAAGAAAATTTTTTGCTGAGACAAGAGAACGAAAAAGTGTTTGAGGTAAGCGTTTTCATCAACAATGCGCGCTTTTGTATTAATCCGACATGTTCCAAGCAGGACTGCAAATGCTTCCATGTTTGCCGCAATTTCATAGCAGGTTTCTGTAGATTTGAAGCTGACTGTAAAAGGAATCACAGCTTTCAGTATGACAAAGATCgcaattttatttcaaaactgAAGTTAGGGGGTCTCACAGAAGAAGAGCTCTCTAAGCTTTTGCAGCTCTCGATGCCACAGGTCTGTTTAAAATACAACAATGCGGCCTGTGTTAGCCAAAACTGTGGAAGGATTCACATTTGCAAGTCTTTTGTCAGGAAAGCTTGCCAAGGTGGAAATTGTGAACTTGGGCTCTTCCACGAAGACACTTTCATGCAAGCTAACACGGTTACGGCACTCAAGAGGTATGGCTTGAGATTCTTAGGAAATAACACTAACTTTATCCTGAATATGCTTCTAATTTGTGACAACAAAACCAGTGAGATACAAGGTGATATTCCTGTTATTTCGAATGGCATTGTCGCTAGTTATGAGCCATCTGAAATGAAAGTTTTTGAATGCCTTTGCAAAGAATTCCAGTGCTCCGCTTCCTATTCCCTGATTTCCAAAAGGACAGATTTATTTCCTAAAGAGTTTAATGACGTTGAGGCGTGGTTTAGAAGAAAGAAAGGCAGCTTTTTGATCACCGAAAGTGACAATGGGAGGATTTTGAAAGTGGATGCTTATTCTGTGAAGGCAAGATTGTGTTTGAGTTACAACAGCTCGCACTTTGGCGATTGCAAAAAGCAGCATTGCTCATATTTGCATGTCTGCAAGGCTTATATCACAGACTCATGCAGTTATGGAGCGACATGCCCAAAGgatcatcattttcaaaatgaaaggaACAAACAGTTGCTTTCAAGGGTTAAACTGGAAAAGTTAACAGAGGACGAATTGCGCAAGCTTGTGATGTTTTCAACACCTCAAGTGTGTACTGAATACAACAGCAGTGGCTCATGTGATGCAGGCTACGCGTGCAACAGAATACATATATGCAGCGATCATTTAAGGAGGGTTTGCAGTGAGGGCGGTAACTGTGCCTTACAACATGATTCAGCATTGGATACTCCTCATACAGCTACAATCCTGCAATGCTTTCAGCTGAATGACCAAAAGCGTGATACAATCAAGAGGATTGTGTTGGTTTGCAACAAGTTGACCAAAAGCAAGGAAACAG GTCACATTCATGAAGACAACCCAGACGCACCCATTTGCAAAGATTTTCTTCTTGGCAACTGTAAGAAGGGCTCCAAGTGCCATGGCCACCACTGCACTTTACCTTTTCAGTGGCAGTACAACAGTTATGGAGAATGGGTTACCTTTAATGATGGAGACAACGAAAAGTTTGAGAAGCTCTACTGCGATGTGAAAGTAGATAAAACCCAAGTCACCCGAATTTCGGTTGCTTTACATAA TGAACACTCTGATCGACTCTTCGAGAGCCGTGATGGCACTGTTCTACTCGATGACAAACTTTTGGATATGGGGAGCACGTTTGGAAGCGTGGTAACTCTAAGGCGTCTATCCACTGTGTCTTATGTGCATGACCCTGATGACATCACTGCCACACAGTGGACCTGGTACTGGATGGACGAGCATGGCTACTGGAGAGAGTACGACCTCGACTACAGG GGTACGGATCTTCAGCAAGCCTTAGAAGACACCTTTTTGAACGGCCGATGGGGATTCCGCTTTCGGATTGCAGACCAAGATTACAAGATGAATTTCTCCCTACAATCAGATATGAGCCAAAAAAATGTCAGATACGGCACCGAAAGAAAAGTGCGAAGACGACCAAGCAAATTTGTTACCAGAAATGACATCAAACTGatgaaaag GTCCGGAAGTATGCTCTCTACACAACAGACGAAGGCAAAGGATAGTCATTTGCCATCAAACTGGTCGTCAATGCCATCTAAGACCCAATATAAGCGCATTTCGTTGTCCTGTTTGTCGGAAGAATTTAAAGACGTGGAGAAGCTTTTCAGGAAGTCAATGAAACGCAGTGTAGAAATTTTAAAGATTGAACGAGTTCAAAACCCTTTCATGTGGGAGAAGTATCAAAG gaagaaagaaaacatgttaGCATCAAAGAAATCGTTCATCAACGAGAAGCGTTTGTTTCATGGAACCAGCCCAAGTGCTGTCGAAGCTATCTGCAAACAAAATTTTGACTGGCGTTTACATGGAAAGAACGCGACCAAGTACGGCGAAGGGAGCTATTTCGCGTTGAATTCCTCGTACAGCGACGCGTACGCTACGCAAGACGACAACTCTTCCAAATTCATGTTCGTTGCCAAGGTTCTTGTTGGTAGTTATACCATGGGCCAATCCAGCTATCGTAGGCCGCCTCAGAAGGATCCAAGGAACCCCACGAGTGATCTTTACGACTCTTGTGTCGATGACACGTCGTCACCAagtatttttgtcatttttgatACAGATCAGTTTTACCCAGAGTACATCATCGAGTATTGTGCTCTTCGGCAAGCCACCCACGACTCATATTATTTAGGTTTTAACCAGCAACCCGCCAGGCCAGGAGCTACCACAAGAAAGGCTGCTTCTAGTGGCGTACCTCAGTACAAGCCCTCTGTTGGACCTACAGTTACCAGTGGGAGAAGTGCTACCAAACCAGGACCAGCCAGTGGCTTGGGGGCGGCGGCAAATGTTACAAACTATTCAAATGCCTCTTACTCTGTGTCGTCTAACAACCCGGCATCAAGCGTGGCTTCCCGTTATTCCAATGCACCTTTTGCTAACGTGTCAAACCCGTCACCATACAGAGCGTCGCCAAGTCCTGCGCCTTCTGGTTTAGGTTCTGGCTACAGTTCAAAGCCATCGTCTTCGGAACAATACACTTGGAATGCGAGTAACAGAACATCAGCATATAGAGGCACACAACAGCTCAACGCTACTACCTTCACGAGGCCTTCATCATCGGCCCTCAGAAGCGATCAGCATTCTTCGTTGTCTCCTCCAGATGACAGTTCAGATACCAAGATGGGGCATTCGAAAGACACTAAATGCTCAGTTATGTAA
- the LOC136888444 gene encoding serine-rich adhesin for platelets-like, translating to MASRLFHSTNGSKRESATTVAKEKREQSLSPFSGCIVQGPTNKSAPSTEASGKTKELSSREAWVTFPEATNGSKREPATTVTKEKREQSLSSSSSYSVQGPTNKTAPSTQLSGKNTELSSREGWITFSEATNGLKRESATSVTKEKREQSLSPCSGCSVQGPINNSAPSTQASGKSKELPLREPWVTFPEATNGLKRESPTTVTKEKREQSLSPSSGCSVQGPTNKSAPSSQASGKSKELLSTEAGITFPEATNGSKRELLSTVTKEKREQSLSPSSRCSLQGPTNANGPCPQALDERKEFSSIWTQITIFEATSGLQRESANTSTKKKGEQSLSHSSGSSGPEPTKKKAPSSQASSKTKELSSMKSSIFVPEAINGSKRESATTVTNEKREQSVSSSSVCSVQGPTNKLTLSVQASGKSKELSSMKSSIFVPEAINGLKSESATTVTNEKREQSVSSSSGCSVQGPTNKLTLSTPASGKSKELSSMESLITFPETNGSRRESVSTVTKGKREQSLSSSSGCSVQRPTNKSAPSTQASGKSKELSSKEARITHPEATNGSKRESAITVTKEKREQSLSPSSGCSVQGPTNKSARSTQPSGKSKELPSREAGITLLEATNGSKRESASTVSKKRREQSVSSSSGCSVESPTNKLTLSSQASGKSKELSSMECLITFPEVTNGSKRESATTVTKEKREQSLFSSSGCSVQGPTIKSSPSTQASSKSKESSSIESLTPLPEVTNGSKRESLSTVTEEKRQVQGPTNKSAPSTQASGKSKELSLREAGITFPEATNGSKKELATTVTKEEPEQSLSSSSGCSVQGPTNKSAPSTQASGKSKELSLRKAEITFPEATNGSKKESATTVTKEELEQSVSPSSGCSVEGPTNKSTPSTQGSGKSKELSSRKSLITLPEVTNGSKRESATTVTKEEREQSVSLSGDCSVQGPGHIHGDNPDAPICKDFLLGNCKKGSKCHGHHCTLPFQWQYNSYGEWITFNDGDNEKFEKLYCDVNVDKTPVTQIWVSLHDEHSDFPFESCDGTFLIDDKILVTGSTTFGSVVTLRRLSTVSYVHDPDDITATQWTWYWMDENGCWRKYGFDDMGTDLQQPLEDAFLRKSPWGFSFRIADQDYKMNFSPESDMSQENVRYGTKRKVRRRPSEFVTGNDIKLKRWKKKTDKNKLTTATDMSLTVITVITRIKTRNIAIVFQGNNHERIRKMHKTRSHDKDNMVKKQIICGKFKVGALRHFSG from the exons AAGGCCCAACAAATAAAAGTGCACCTAGCACTGAGGCTTCCGGCAAAACCAAGGAACTCTCATCGAGGGAGGCTTGGGTTACTTTCCCTGAGGCGACAAACGGTTCAAAAAGAGAACCAGCGACTACGGTTACTAAGGAAAAACGGGAACAGAGTCTCTCCTCATCTAGCAGTTATTCAGTGCAAGGCCCAACGAATAAAACTGCACCTAGCACCCAGCTCTCCGGCAAAAACACGGAACTGTCATCGAGGGAGGGTTGGATTACGTTCTCCGAGGCGACGAACGGTTTAAAAAGAGAATCAGCGACTTCGGTTACTAAGGAAAAACGGGAACAGAGTCTCTCCCCGTGCAGCGGTTGTTCAGTGCAAGGCCCAATAAATAATAGTGCACCTAGCACTCAGGCGTCCGGCAAAAGCAAGGAACTCCCATTGAGGGAGCCTTGGGTTACTTTCCCTGAGGCGACAAACGGGTTAAAAAGAGAATCACCGACTACGGTTACTAAGGAAAAACGGGAACAGAGTCTCTCCCCATCTAGCGGTTGTTCAGTGCAAGGCCCAACAAATAAAAGTGCACCTAGCAGTCAGGCGTCCGGCAAAAGCAAGGAACTCTTATCGACGGAGGCTGGGATTACTTTCCCCGAGGCGACAAACGGTTCAAAAAGAGAATTGTTGAGTACCGTTACTAAAGAAAAACGGGAACAGAGTCTCTCCCCATCCAGCAGGTGTTCACTGCAAGGCCCAACAAATGCAAACGGACCCTGTCCCCAGGCGCTCGACGAAAGGAAGGAATTTTcatcgatttggacgcaaataACTATCTTCGAGGCGACAAGCGGGTTACAAAGAGAATCAGCAAATACCTCTactaaaaaaaaaggggaaCAGAGTCTCTCCCATTCAAGCGGTAGTTCGGGCCCAgagccaacaaaaaaaaaagcacccAGCTCCCAGGCGTCAAGCAAAACCAAGGAACTCTCATCGATGAAGTCTTCGATTTTTGTTCCCGAGGCCATAAACGGTTCAAAAAGAGAATCGGCGACTACCGTTACTAACGAAAAACGGGAACAAAGTGTCTCTTCATCCAGTGTTTGTTCAGTGCAAGGcccaacaaataaacttacccTTAGCGTCCAGGCGTCCGGCAAAAGCAAGGAACTTTCATCGATGAAGTCTTCGATTTTTGTTCCCGAGGCCATAAACGGTTTAAAAAGCGAATCAGCGACTACCGTTACTAACGAAAAACGGGAACAAAGTGTCTCTTCATCCAGCGGTTGTTCAGTGCAAGGcccaacaaataaacttacccTTAGCACCCCGGCGTCCGGCAAAAGCAAGGAACTCTCATCGATGGAGTCTTTGATTACATTCCCCGAGACGAACGGTTCAAGAAGAGAATCAGTGAGTACTGTTACTAAGGGAAAACGGGAACAGAGTCTGTCCTCATCCAGTGGTTGTTCAGTACAAAGGCCAACAAATAAAAGTGCACCTAGCACCCAGGCGTCGGGCAAAAGCAAGGAACTCTCATCAAAGGAGGCGCGGATTACTCACCCCGAGGCGACAAACGGTTCAAAGAGAGAATCAGCGATTACCGTTACCAAAGAAAAACGGGAACAGAGTCTCTCCCCATCTAGCGGTTGTTCAGTGCAAGGCCCAACAAATAAAAGTGCACGTAGCACTCAGCCCTCCGGCAAAAGCAAGGAACTCCCATCGAGGGAGGCTGGGATTACTCTCCTCGAAGCAACAAACGGTTCAAAAAGAGAATCTGCGAGTACGGTTAGTAAAAAAAGACGGGAACAAAGTGTCTCTTCATCCAGCGGTTGTTCAGTGGAAAGCCCAACAAATAAACTGACCCTTAGCAGCCAGGCGTCCGGCAAAAGCAAGGAACTCTCATCGATGGAGTGTTTGATTACTTTCCCGGAGGTGACAAACGGTTCAAAAAGAGAGTCAGCGACTACTGTTACCAAAGAAAAGCGGGAACAGAGTCTCTTCTCATCCAGCGGTTGTTCAGTGCAAGGCCCAACAATTAAAAGTTCACCTAGCACCCAGGCCTCCAGTAAAAGCAAGGAGTCCTCATCGATTGAGTCTTTAACTCCCTTACCCGAGGTGACAAACGGTTCAAAAAGAGAATCATTGAGTACCGTTACTGAGGAAAAACGTCAAGTGCAAGGCCCAACAAATAAAAGTGCACCTAGCACTCAGGCGTCTGGTAAAAGCAAGGAACTCTCATTGAGGGAGGCTGGGATTACTTTCCCCGAGGCGACAAACGGTTCAAAAAAGGAATTAGCGACTACTGTTACTAAAGAAGAACCGGAACAGAGTCTCTCCTCATCCAGCGGTTGTTCAGTGCAAGGCCCAACAAATAAAAGTGCACCTAGCACTCAGGCGTCCGGCAAAAGCAAGGAACTCTCATTGAGAAAGGCTGAGATTACTTTCCCCGAGGCGACAAACGGTTCAAAAAAAGAATCAGCGACTACTGTTACTAAAGAAGAACTGGAACAGAGTGTCTCCCCATCCAGCGGTTGTTCAGTGGAAGGCCCAACAAATAAAAGTACCCCTAGCACGCAGGGGTCCGGTAAAAGCAAGGAACTCTCTTCGAGGAAGTCTTTGATTACTCTCCCTGAGGTGACAAACGGTTCAAAAAGAGAATCAGCGACTACCGTTACTAAAGAAGAACGGGAACAGAGTGTCTCCCTATCTGGCGATTGTTCAGTGCAAGGCCCAG GTCACATTCATGGCGACAACCCAGACGCACCCATTTGCAAAGATTTTCTTCTTGGCAACTGTAAGAAGGGCTCCAAGTGCCATGGCCACCACTGCACTTTACCTTTTCAGTGGCAGTACAACAGCTATGGAGAATGGATTACCTTTAATGATGGAGACAACGAAAAGTTTGAGAAACTCTACTGCGATGTGAATGTAGATAAAACCCCAGTCACCCAAATTTGGGTTTCTTTACACGA CGAACACTCTGATTTTCCCTTCGAGAGCTGTGATGGCACTTTTCTAATCGATGACAAAATTTTGGTTACGGGGAGCACCACGTTTGGGAGCGTGGTAACACTAAGGCGTCTATCCACTGTGTCTTATGTGCATGACCCTGATGACATCACTGCCACACAGTGGACCTGGTACTGGATGGACGAGAATGGCTGCTGGAGAAAGTACGGCTTCGACGACATG GGTACGGATCTTCAGCAACCCTTAGAAGACGCCTTTTTGCGGAAAAGTCCATGGGGATTCAGCTTTCGGATTGCGGATCAAGATTACAAGATGAATTTCTCCCCAGAATCAGATATGAGCCAAGAAAATGTGAGATACGGCACCAAAAGAAAAGTGCGAAGACGACCAAGCGAATTTGTTACCGGAAATGACATCAAACTGAAaaggtggaaaaaaaaaacagataaaaacaaattaacaaCAGCAACAGACATGTCGCTTACTGTAATAACTGTAATAACTAGAATCAAAACACGAAACATAGCGATCGTATTTCAAGGTAACAACCACGAACGAATAAGGAAAATGCATAAAACGAGATCACATGACAAAGACAATATGGTGAAAAAACAGATAATTTGTGGAAAGTTTAAAGTGGGCGCACTTCGTCATTTTTCAGGTTAA